A region of Rahnella aceris DNA encodes the following proteins:
- a CDS encoding glycoside-pentoside-hexuronide (GPH):cation symporter → MTAKLSVKEKVSYGLGDMASHIGLDNVIIFLTFYYTDVVGLPAVFVGTMFLVARVADAIVDPAMGLIADRTQTRFGKFRPYILWLALPFGASCLLVYAVPESLTLGGKMVYASVTYCVMMLMYTAINIPYCSMGAIITPDNTQRISLQSYRFFLATLGGAMSTFLMMPLAEMMGGGNKLDGYFGAMAIMASIAVVMFLLCFLNTKERISAPPTHENFLSDLRDLVRNDQWRVVAALIFFNISFGVVRLGAMMYYVTYYLGNASYFMWLLAAHIVGKSLGSLLVKPLTRNRSKLAAFTLCAILTGALSAAIFFVPAWISLLVGMTLLVSTFYQVTTTLMWVMMSDVVDYGEYKQGKRMDGTVFSTLLAILKMGMAVSGAVVGWTLGMSGYVPHAAQQNTVAMLSIIALFSLVPGVLSMFSALSMRWYKLNDATMKQINQSKISREHEPEPQATLHTQESA, encoded by the coding sequence ATGACTGCGAAGTTATCCGTAAAAGAAAAAGTGAGTTACGGTCTGGGGGATATGGCGAGCCATATTGGTCTGGATAATGTGATTATATTTTTGACGTTTTATTACACCGATGTTGTGGGATTACCGGCAGTCTTTGTCGGGACAATGTTTCTTGTTGCACGCGTCGCTGATGCGATTGTGGATCCGGCGATGGGGCTGATCGCTGACCGGACACAAACCCGGTTTGGTAAATTCCGGCCTTATATTCTCTGGCTGGCGTTACCTTTCGGGGCAAGCTGTTTACTGGTTTACGCGGTGCCGGAATCTCTGACGCTGGGCGGTAAAATGGTGTACGCCAGCGTCACTTATTGCGTGATGATGCTGATGTACACCGCCATTAACATTCCCTATTGCTCGATGGGCGCGATCATTACGCCGGATAATACCCAGCGTATTTCCCTGCAATCCTATCGGTTCTTCCTCGCTACGCTCGGCGGCGCGATGTCCACATTCCTGATGATGCCGCTGGCGGAAATGATGGGCGGTGGCAATAAACTCGACGGCTATTTTGGCGCGATGGCGATCATGGCGTCGATTGCCGTGGTGATGTTCCTGCTGTGTTTTCTCAATACGAAAGAACGTATCAGCGCGCCGCCGACACATGAGAATTTTCTCTCCGATTTACGTGACTTAGTGCGTAACGATCAGTGGCGGGTGGTGGCAGCGCTGATCTTCTTCAACATCTCCTTCGGCGTGGTGCGTCTCGGCGCAATGATGTATTACGTCACTTATTATCTCGGCAATGCCAGCTACTTTATGTGGCTGCTGGCGGCACACATTGTCGGCAAAAGTCTCGGCAGTCTGCTGGTTAAACCGCTGACCCGCAACCGCAGCAAACTCGCGGCCTTCACACTGTGCGCCATTCTGACCGGTGCGCTGAGCGCGGCGATTTTCTTCGTTCCGGCGTGGATTTCCCTGCTGGTGGGCATGACCTTGCTGGTCTCCACCTTCTATCAGGTCACCACCACGCTGATGTGGGTGATGATGTCTGATGTGGTGGATTACGGCGAATACAAACAGGGCAAACGCATGGATGGCACCGTGTTTTCCACCTTGCTGGCGATCCTCAAAATGGGGATGGCGGTGAGCGGGGCGGTGGTCGGCTGGACACTGGGCATGAGCGGTTACGTGCCGCATGCCGCACAGCAGAATACTGTCGCGATGCTGTCGATTATCGCGCTGTTCTCGCTGGTGCCGGGCGTGCTGTCAATGTTCAGCGCGCTGTCGATGCGCTGGTACAAGCTTAATGACGCCACCATGAAACAAATCAATCAGTCAAAAATTTCCCGGGAACATGAGCCTGAACCTCAGGCCACCTTGCATACACAGGAGTCCGCATGA
- a CDS encoding MarR family winged helix-turn-helix transcriptional regulator — translation MSTELRQEAFHLMRKVFQQHTARWQQCIPELTKPQYAVLRSVAENPGIEQVLLTDVAVSSKATLAEMLARLETRGLLVREADPADKRRRFITLTAEGKTVLAKTQPVGQQVDTEFLARLSPDDQQHLVRLLKSMTEDSV, via the coding sequence ATGAGCACAGAATTGAGACAGGAAGCCTTTCACTTAATGCGCAAGGTTTTCCAGCAACACACCGCGAGATGGCAGCAGTGCATCCCGGAACTGACCAAACCGCAATATGCGGTGTTGCGCTCTGTCGCTGAAAATCCCGGCATTGAGCAGGTGCTGCTCACGGATGTCGCCGTCAGCAGCAAAGCGACACTGGCGGAAATGCTGGCGCGCCTTGAAACGCGCGGGTTGCTGGTCCGTGAAGCCGATCCGGCAGATAAACGCCGGCGTTTTATTACGCTGACGGCGGAGGGGAAAACGGTTCTCGCGAAAACCCAGCCCGTCGGTCAGCAGGTAGATACTGAATTTCTGGCAAGACTTTCTCCAGACGATCAACAGCATTTAGTCCGCCTGCTGAAGTCTATGACAGAGGATTCAGTATAA
- a CDS encoding Hcp family type VI secretion system effector, translating into MAIPAYLWLKDDGGADIKGSVDVNGREGSIEVQGFGHGLFLPTDNNTGKITGTRVHSALTFEKEFDSSSPYLYKAVAKGQTLKSAEIRWYRINDAGQEAEYFNMLMENVKVVSVCPLMHDCKNPATDKHNHLESISLRYERITWKHCDGNIIFSDAWNDR; encoded by the coding sequence ATGGCAATACCCGCTTACCTATGGCTTAAAGATGACGGCGGCGCTGACATCAAAGGATCTGTCGATGTGAATGGGCGTGAGGGGAGTATCGAGGTTCAAGGATTTGGGCACGGCTTGTTTTTACCTACTGACAACAACACAGGCAAGATCACCGGTACTCGTGTACATTCCGCGCTGACTTTTGAAAAAGAATTCGATAGCTCTTCGCCCTACCTTTACAAGGCCGTCGCAAAAGGCCAAACCTTAAAATCTGCGGAGATAAGGTGGTACAGGATCAACGATGCTGGTCAGGAAGCTGAATATTTCAATATGCTGATGGAAAATGTAAAGGTCGTTTCTGTTTGCCCGCTAATGCATGATTGCAAAAACCCTGCCACTGATAAACATAACCATCTTGAGTCAATTTCACTGCGTTACGAGCGGATCACGTGGAAACATTGCGATGGGAATATCATTTTTTCAGATGCGTGGAATGACAGATGA
- a CDS encoding DUF2778 domain-containing protein has product MIKCMFRLNGAGISTLSCPGIGFFPAYSGNPAQRNDPEQTAVKNIGPLPPGRYYIVSRPVGGLMYKQRDWLKSIVSGSDHAAWFALFRDDSLIDDTTFIEDVERGNFRLHPAGYQGTSNGCITFTSKSHFDILREALLKTPTTMVSPTMKAFGTVQVY; this is encoded by the coding sequence ATGATCAAGTGCATGTTTCGGTTAAACGGAGCGGGTATATCAACGCTAAGTTGCCCGGGAATTGGTTTTTTCCCTGCATACTCAGGCAATCCCGCACAGCGCAACGATCCTGAACAGACAGCGGTCAAAAACATAGGACCACTACCACCAGGCAGGTACTACATCGTATCCCGCCCTGTGGGGGGTTTAATGTACAAGCAGCGTGATTGGCTTAAGTCAATTGTCAGCGGTTCAGATCATGCAGCGTGGTTTGCATTATTTCGCGATGATAGCTTGATTGATGACACGACTTTCATTGAGGATGTCGAACGTGGAAATTTCAGATTACATCCGGCTGGATATCAGGGGACAAGTAACGGCTGCATAACATTTACCAGTAAGTCACACTTCGATATCCTTCGAGAAGCATTACTCAAGACACCAACCACGATGGTTAGCCCAACAATGAAAGCGTTTGGCACAGTGCAGGTGTACTAA